The genomic interval CCGGAGACCTGCACCCGGATGCCCCGCACGATCGGGTTCTTCATCGCGGACTGCATGGCCTTACGCATCGCCCGCCGGAAGCTGACCCGGCTGGAGAGCTGCTCGGCCACGCCCTGCGCGACGAGCTGCGCGTCCGACTCCGGGCTCTTCACCTCAAGGATGTTGAGCTGCACCTGCTTGCCGGTCAGCTTCTCCAGCTCGCCACGGATGCGGTCCGCCTCGGCGCCCTTGCGGCCGATGACGATGCCCGGCCGGGCGGTGTGGATGTCGACCCGCACCCGGTCCCGGGTCCGCTCGATGTCGACCTTCGAGATGCCGGCCCGCTCCAGGCCCTTGGACATCATCCGCCGAATCTTGACGTCCTCGGCGATGTAGTCCTTGTAGAGCTTGTCCGCGTACCAGCGGGACTTCCAGTCGGTCGAGATGCCGAGCCGGAACCCGTGCGGGTGAACCTTCTGCCCCATTACTCGGCACCCTCCGTCTTGCTCTGCGTCTGGCCGCCCTCGGTCGTCGGCTCGGTCGCGGCCGGCTCGGTCGACTTGGTCGCCTTGGCCGGAGCGGCCTTCTTCGCCGCACCCCGCCCGGCCGGGGCCGTCGGCGCCACGGCCTCCACCACGATGGTGATGTGGCAGGTCCGCTTGCGGATCCGGTACGCCCGGCCCTGCGCCCGAGGCTGGAACCGCTTCATCGTCGGGCCCTCGTCCACGAACGCCTCGCTGACGAGCAGCGCGTCGGGGTCCAGCCGCTCGTTGTTCTCCGCGTTGGCGATCGCGCTCGCGAGCACCTTGTAAACCTGCTCACTCGCCGCCTGCGGCGCGAACTGCAGCACCGTGAGCGCCTCCTTCGCGGGCAGACCGCGGACGAGGTTGACCACCCGGCGCGCCTTGGTCGGCGAGATGCGCACGTGTCGCGCAACCGCCCGCGCGCCCGGAAGCACCGGAGCGTCGCCCTTTACTGGCATCGCTGAAACCCCTTGATCCTTTATCCGTGGTCGGCGCTCAGCGCCGGCGGCTCTTCCGGTCGTCCTTCTCGTGACCCTTGAACGTGCGGGTCAGCGCAAACTCACCGAGCTTGTGCCCGACCATCGCCTCGGTGATGAACACCGGGACGTGCTTGCGCCCGTCGTGCACGGCGATCGTGTGCCCGAGCATGTCCGGGATGATCGTCGAACGGCGCGACCAGGTCTTGATGACGTTCTTCGAGCCCTTCTCGTTCTGCGTCTCCACCTTCTTGAGCAGGTGGTCGTCGATGAACGGGCCCTTCTTCAGGCTGCGAGGCATGTCTACCTATCTCCCTTAGCCGCGCTTACGGGTGGCGTAGCGGCGGCGGACGATGAGGCGGTCGCTCGCCTTGCCCTTCTGCCGGGTACGACCCTCGGGCTTACCCTGCGGGTTCACCGGGTGACGACCACCGGAGGTCTTACCCTCACCACCGCCGTGCGGGTGGTCGACCGGGTTCATCGCCACACCACGGACGGTCGGGCGACGGCCCTTCCAGCGCATCCGGCCGGCCTTGCCCCAGTTGATGTTTGACTGGTCGGCGTTGCCGATCTCACCGATGGTGGCCCGGCAGCGCACGTCGACCCGCCGGATCTCGCCGGAGGGCATCCGCAGCGTGGCGTACGCCCCCTCCCGGCCCAGCAGCTGGATGCCGACGCCGGCCGAGCGGGCCAGCTTGGCGCCACCGCCGGGACGCAGCTCCACCGCGTGGACGGTGGAACCGACCGGGATGTTGCGCAGCGGCAGGTTGTTGCCCGGCTTGATGTCGGCGCCCGGACCGGACTCGACCCGGTCGCCCTGCTTCAGGTCCTTCGGCGCGAGGATGTACCGCTTCTCGCCGTCGAGGTAGTGCAGCAGCGCGATCCGCGCGGTGCGGTTGGGGTCGTACTCGATGTGCGCGACCTTCGCCGGCACGCCGTCCTTGTCGACCCGCTTGAAGTCGATCAGACGGTACTGCCGCTTGTGCCCGCCACCGTGGTGCCGCGTGGTGATCCGGCCGTGGGCGTTACGCCCGCCCTTCTTCGGCAGCGGAACCAGCAGCGACTTCTCCGGGGTGGACCGGGTGATCTCGGCGAAGTCGGCGACGCTGGAGCCACGCCGGCCCGGCGTCGTCGGCTTGTACTTACGGATAGCCATTGTCTATACCCCTCAGCTGACCGGGCCGCCGAAGGCCTCGATACGGTCACCGTCAGCCAGCTTCACCATCGCCCGCTTGGTGTTCTTGCGCTTGCCGTACCCGGTGCGGGTGCGCTTGCGCTTGCCCTCGCGGTTGAGCGTGTTCACCGTCAGGACGCGCACGTCGAAGATCTGCTGAATCGCGATCTTGATGGCGGTCTTGTTGGCGTCCGGGTGCACCAGGAAGGTGTACCAGTTCTTGTTCAGCTCGCTGTAGCTCTTCTCTGAGACGACCGGCGCGAAGATGATGTCTCGCGGGTCGGCGATGGTGCTCACTTCTCGCTCTCCTCACCCTGCGCCCCACCACGGACACCCAGGAACTCGTCCAGGGCCTCCTTGGTGAAGACCACGTCGTCGGCCACCAGCACGTCGTACGTGTTGAGCTGGCTCGCCTCCAGCAGGTGTACCCGGGGCTCGTTGCGCAGCGAGAGCCAGTTCAGCTCGTCGGTGCTGCTGAGCACGACCAACACCCGCCTGGCCTCGGTCGCCTTGCGCAGCGCGGTGAGGGCTGCCTTGGTCGACGGCTTGTCGCCGGAGACGAAGGTCTCGACCACGTGCACCTGGCCGCCGCGGGCCCGGTCCGAGAGGGCACCCCGCAGCGCGGCGGCCTTCATCTTCTTCGGGGTCCGCTGGCTGTAGTCACGCGGGACCGGCCCGTGCACGACGCCACCGCCGGCGAACTGCGGCGCGCGGATCGAACCCTGCCGGGCCCGACCGGTGCCCTTCTGCTTGTACGGCTTCTTGCCGCCACCGGCGACCTCGCCACGGGTCTTGGTCTTGTGCGTGCCCTGCCGCGCGGCGGCGAGCTGGGCGACCACGACCTGGTGCATCAGCGCGATGTTGGCCTGCACGTCGAAGACCTCGGCGGGCAGCTCGACCGAGCCGCTCTTGGTGCCCTCGGCGGTCAGCACGTCAACGGTGGTCATGCCGCACCGCCCTTCTTGGCCACGACCTTGGCGGCCGAGCGGACCAGCACCAGCGCGCCCTTGGGGCCGGGGACGGCGCCGCGGACCAGGAGCAGGTTGTTCTCCGGGTCGACCGCCTGGATGGTGAGGTTCTGCACCGTGTAGCGCGCCCCACCCATCCGGCCGGCCATCCGGGTGCCCTTGAAGACGCGGCCGGGGGTCGCGCAGGCGCCGATCGAACCGGGCGAGCGGTGCTTGCGCTCGACACCGTGGCTGGCGCGCAGACCGTGGAAGCCGTGCCGCTTCATGGGACCGGCGAAGCCCTTGCCCTTGGTGCGGCCGGTCACGTCGATCGGCGTACCGACGGCGAACGCCTCGACGCTGACCTCCTGACCCAGCTCGTAGTCGGCGGCGTCGGTGGTGCGCAGCTCGACGATGTGCCGGCGCGGCGCCACGTTGGCCTTGGCGTAGTGGCCGCCGATCGGCTTCTTGACCTTCCGGGGGTCGACCACGCCGTACGCCAGTTGGACCGCGGAGTAGCCGTCCTTCTCAGCGGTGCGGACCTGGGTGACGACGCACGGTCCGGCCTGCACCACGGTCACCGGGACAACCTTGTTGTTGTCCCAGACCTGGGTCATGCCGAGCTTGGCGCCCAGGATGCCCTTCACTTGCCTGTCCATTAGTCCGGTCCCTACAGCTTGATCTCGATGTCGACGCCAGCCGGCAGGTCGAGGCGCATGAGCGAATCGACCGTCTTGGGGGTCGGGTCGATGATGTCGATCAGACGCTTGTGCGTGCGCATCTCGAAGTGCTCACGCGAGTCCTTGTACTTGTGCGGCGAACGGATCACGCAGAAACGGTTGATCTCCGTGGGCAGCGGCACCGGGCCCGCGACCTGAGCCCCGGTACGCGTCACCGTCTCAACGATCTTGCGCGCCGAGGAGTCGACCACCTCGTGGTCGTACGCCTTGAGCCGGATGCGGATCTTCTGTCCCGCCATGGTGGCCTCTGTTCCTTCTCTCGCCTTGTCCGTCCCGCCCGCCCGCTCCAGCGGAGCCGCTCTCCCGGAGGGGGAGCGGGATGTTCCATGCCGGGCTCGGGCGCTGCCCAGTTCCCGTGCTGTCCGACCCCCGCGGTCGGGCGTGTCGCACCCCGGGGCCGGACTCCACCCCGGAAAGTCCGAGGCGGTCCCGCCCGTGCGGGAAGTATCGGGGCGCCGGGGATAGATCAACTACCTCCGGACGCCCAGCAAGGGTGGCTGGCTGCTGACAGCCAGCCACCCCGCCGGTACGCAACCTGACCAGTATGCCGTACTACCGCACGGCAACGCTAATCGGGGTTACCTGAATTACTTGATTACTTGACGATCTTCGTGACGAACCCGGCGCCGACCGTCCGGCCGCCCTCGCGGATGGCGAACTTCAGGTTCTCCTCCATCGCGATCGGCTGGATCAGCTTGACCGACATCGTGGTGTTGTCACCCGGCATGACCATCTCGGTGCCCTCGGGCAGCGTGACGACGCCGGTAACGTCCGTGGTCCGGAAGTAGAACTGCGGACGGTAGTTCTGGAAGAACGGGGTGTGCCGGCCGCCCTCCTCCTTGGAGAGGATGTAGACGGTCGCCTCGAACTCCGTGTGCGGGGTGGTGGTGCCGGGCTTGACGACCACCATGCCGCGCTCGACGTCCTCGCGCTTGATGCCACGCAGCAGCAGACCGACGTTCTCACCCGCACGGGCCTCGTCGAGCAGCTTGCGGAACATCTCGATACCGGTGCAGACCGTCTTCTGCGACTTCTCGCGGATACCGACGAGCTCCACCTCCTCGTTCGGCTTGAGCACACCGCGCTCGGCGCGGCCGGTCACCACGGTGCCCCGACCGGTGATCGTGAAGACGTCCTCGATCGGCATGAGGAACGGCTTCTCGGTCTCGCGCTCCGGCTGCGGAATGGCGGTGTCGACGGCGCTCATCAGGTCCATGAGCTTGTCGGTCCACTCCGGGTCGCCCTCGAGCGCCTTCAGCGCCGAGACCCGGACGACCGGCAGGTCGTCACCGGGGTACTCCTGCGCCGAGAGCAGCTCGCGGACCTCGAGCTCGACCAGCTCGAGCAGCTCCTCGTCGTCGACCATGTCGCTCTTGTTCAGCGCCACGACGATGTAGGGAACGCCGACCTGGCGGGCCAGCAGCACGTGCTCGCGGGTCTGCGGCATCGGGCCGTCGGTCGCCGCGACCACCAGGATCGCGCCGTCCATCTGCGCGGCACCGGTGATCATGTTCTTGATGTAGTCGGCGTGACCGGGGCAGTCGACGTGTGCGTAGTGCCGCGCCTCGGTCTGGTACTCGACGTGTGCGATCGAGATCGTGATGCCCCGGGCCTTCTCCTCCGGCGCCTTGTCGATCTCGTCGAACGGCGTGTACGGGTTCAGGTCCGGCATCCTGTCGTGCAGGACCTTGGTGATGGCCGCCGTCAGCGTCGTCTTACCGTGGTCGATGTGACCAATGGTGCCGATGTTGACGTGCGGCTTAGTCCGCTCGAACTTCGCCTTCGCCACTGGTGTCCTCCTGTGGACTTCTTGGTTCGTACGCCCGGCACGCCATTCGGCGCTCAGGACTCTGTCGACAGCCTTTCCGACCGAGGGTTCCCGGCCGGGAAGTCATGTGGGTCTTGCGGCGGTGAAACCTTCAGGCCCGGTCTAGCAGCCCGGCCCGTGGGCGCCGCGGGCGAGATTACCCGCCCGCCGCGCTCGCGGTATCACCGGCCCGGCACCGGGTCAGTGCGCGTTTCCGCTCACTCACCCGTCGCCTTCGCGATGATCTCCTTCGCCACGCTCGCGGGAACCTCGGCGTAGGAGTCGAACTGCATGCTGTAGCTAGCCCGGCCCTGGGTCTTCGACCGCAGGTCGCCGACATAGCCGAACATCTCCGACAGCGGCACCAGGGCCCGGACGATGCGAGCGCCGCTGCGCTCCTCCATCGCCTGGATGATGCCCCGGCGGGAGTTGAGGTCGCCGATCACGTCGCCCATGTTCTCCTCGGGCGTCGTGACCTCGACCGACATCATCGGTTCGAGTAGTGCCGGATCGGCCTTGCGGGCCGCGTCCTTCAGCACCATCGAACCGGCGATCTTGAAGGCCATTTCCGACGAGTCGACCTCGTGGTACTGGCCGTCCAGCAGGGTCAGCTTCACACCCACCAGCGGGAAGCCGGCGAGGATGCCGTATTGCATGGCGTCCTGGGCACCGGCGTCCACCGACGGGATGAACTCCCGCGGGATCCGCCCACCGGTGACCGCGTTCGCGAACTCGTACGTCGGCGAGTCGTTGTCCAGCGGCAGCGGTTCGAGGCTGACGATGACCCGGGCGTACTGCCCCGAACCACCGGTCTGCTTCTTGTGGGTGTACTCGATCTTCTCCACCTTGCGGCGGATGGTCTCCCGGTACGCCACCTGCGGCTTGCCGATGTTCGCCTCGACGTTGAACTCGCGGCGCATCCGGTCCACCAGGATGTCCAGGTGCAGCTCGCCCATGCCGGAGATGACCGTCTGGCCGGTCTCCTCGTCGAGCTTGACCCGGAAGGTCGGGTCCTCCTCGGCGAGCCGCTGGATGGCGGTGCTCAGCTTCTCCTGGTCGGCCTTGGTCTTCGGCTCGATCGCGACCTCGATGACCGGCTCCGGGAAGGTCATCGACTCCAGGATGACCGGGTTGGCCGGGTCGCAGAGGGTGTCACCGGTGGTGGTCTGCTTCAGGCCCTGTACCGCGATGATGTCGCCAGCCTTGGCGGAGCTGCGCTCCTCCCGCTTGTTGGCGTGCATCTGGTAGATCTTGCCGATCCGCTCCTTGCGGTCCTTGGTGGAGTTGACCACCTGGGACCCGGACTCGACCACGCCGGAGTAGACCCGGAAGTAGGTCAGCTTGCCCAGGTGCTTGTCGGTCTGGATCTTGAACGCGAGACCGGAGAAGGGCTCCGAGGTCGACGGCTTGCGCTGCAACGGGGTCTCCCCGTCGGCGGCCGTGCCCTCGATCGCCGGGATGTCCAGCGGCGACGGCAGGTAGGCGACCACCGCGTCGAGCATGGGCTGGATGCCCTTGTTCTTGAACGCGGTACCGCAGAGCACCGGGTTGGCCTTGCCCTCGATGGTGGCGCGGCGGATGCCGGCCTGGATGTCCTCGACCGAGAGTTCCTCGCCCTCGAGGTACTTCTCCATCACCGAGTCGTCGACGTCGGCCAGGGTCTCCAGCAGCTTCTCGCGCCACTCGGCGGCGGTCTCCGCCAGCTCGGCCGGGATCTCCTCGACCGCGTAGTCCTCGCCCTTCTGGGTCTCCCCGCGCCACGTGAGGGCACGCATGCCGACGAGGTCCACCACGCCGATGAAGTCGGACTCGGCGCCGATCGGCACCTGGAGCACCAGCGGGGTGGCGTTGAGCCGGTCGATCATCATCTGCACGCAGCGGAAGAAGTCCGCGCCGGTCCGGTCGAGCTTGTTGACGAAGCACATCCGGGGGACGTTGTACTTGTCGGCCTGACGCCAGACGTTCTCCGTCTGCGGCTCCACGCCGGCGACGCCGTCGTAGACGGCCA from Plantactinospora sp. BC1 carries:
- the rpsC gene encoding 30S ribosomal protein S3, producing MGQKVHPHGFRLGISTDWKSRWYADKLYKDYIAEDVKIRRMMSKGLERAGISKVDIERTRDRVRVDIHTARPGIVIGRKGAEADRIRGELEKLTGKQVQLNILEVKSPESDAQLVAQGVAEQLSSRVSFRRAMRKAMQSAMKNPIVRGIRVQVSGRLGGAEMSRTEFYREGRVPLHTLRANIEYGFFEARTTFGRIGVKVWIYKGDAVPGREAPAETGPARPRRERGDRPDRPRRGRSGSSGTTPGGTEAGRAAQAEASGTPAEATNDSAAPATAAATPAGSAGTDSSAQEG
- the rplV gene encoding 50S ribosomal protein L22; its protein translation is MPVKGDAPVLPGARAVARHVRISPTKARRVVNLVRGLPAKEALTVLQFAPQAASEQVYKVLASAIANAENNERLDPDALLVSEAFVDEGPTMKRFQPRAQGRAYRIRKRTCHITIVVEAVAPTAPAGRGAAKKAAPAKATKSTEPAATEPTTEGGQTQSKTEGAE
- the rpsS gene encoding 30S ribosomal protein S19 — protein: MPRSLKKGPFIDDHLLKKVETQNEKGSKNVIKTWSRRSTIIPDMLGHTIAVHDGRKHVPVFITEAMVGHKLGEFALTRTFKGHEKDDRKSRRR
- the rplB gene encoding 50S ribosomal protein L2, with amino-acid sequence MAIRKYKPTTPGRRGSSVADFAEITRSTPEKSLLVPLPKKGGRNAHGRITTRHHGGGHKRQYRLIDFKRVDKDGVPAKVAHIEYDPNRTARIALLHYLDGEKRYILAPKDLKQGDRVESGPGADIKPGNNLPLRNIPVGSTVHAVELRPGGGAKLARSAGVGIQLLGREGAYATLRMPSGEIRRVDVRCRATIGEIGNADQSNINWGKAGRMRWKGRRPTVRGVAMNPVDHPHGGGEGKTSGGRHPVNPQGKPEGRTRQKGKASDRLIVRRRYATRKRG
- the rplW gene encoding 50S ribosomal protein L23, producing MSTIADPRDIIFAPVVSEKSYSELNKNWYTFLVHPDANKTAIKIAIQQIFDVRVLTVNTLNREGKRKRTRTGYGKRKNTKRAMVKLADGDRIEAFGGPVS
- the rplD gene encoding 50S ribosomal protein L4 gives rise to the protein MTTVDVLTAEGTKSGSVELPAEVFDVQANIALMHQVVVAQLAAARQGTHKTKTRGEVAGGGKKPYKQKGTGRARQGSIRAPQFAGGGVVHGPVPRDYSQRTPKKMKAAALRGALSDRARGGQVHVVETFVSGDKPSTKAALTALRKATEARRVLVVLSSTDELNWLSLRNEPRVHLLEASQLNTYDVLVADDVVFTKEALDEFLGVRGGAQGEESEK
- the rplC gene encoding 50S ribosomal protein L3, with the protein product MDRQVKGILGAKLGMTQVWDNNKVVPVTVVQAGPCVVTQVRTAEKDGYSAVQLAYGVVDPRKVKKPIGGHYAKANVAPRRHIVELRTTDAADYELGQEVSVEAFAVGTPIDVTGRTKGKGFAGPMKRHGFHGLRASHGVERKHRSPGSIGACATPGRVFKGTRMAGRMGGARYTVQNLTIQAVDPENNLLLVRGAVPGPKGALVLVRSAAKVVAKKGGAA
- the rpsJ gene encoding 30S ribosomal protein S10, encoding MAGQKIRIRLKAYDHEVVDSSARKIVETVTRTGAQVAGPVPLPTEINRFCVIRSPHKYKDSREHFEMRTHKRLIDIIDPTPKTVDSLMRLDLPAGVDIEIKL
- the tuf gene encoding elongation factor Tu, which translates into the protein MAKAKFERTKPHVNIGTIGHIDHGKTTLTAAITKVLHDRMPDLNPYTPFDEIDKAPEEKARGITISIAHVEYQTEARHYAHVDCPGHADYIKNMITGAAQMDGAILVVAATDGPMPQTREHVLLARQVGVPYIVVALNKSDMVDDEELLELVELEVRELLSAQEYPGDDLPVVRVSALKALEGDPEWTDKLMDLMSAVDTAIPQPERETEKPFLMPIEDVFTITGRGTVVTGRAERGVLKPNEEVELVGIREKSQKTVCTGIEMFRKLLDEARAGENVGLLLRGIKREDVERGMVVVKPGTTTPHTEFEATVYILSKEEGGRHTPFFQNYRPQFYFRTTDVTGVVTLPEGTEMVMPGDNTTMSVKLIQPIAMEENLKFAIREGGRTVGAGFVTKIVK
- the fusA gene encoding elongation factor G; this translates as MAAADALANVRNIGIMAHIDAGKTTTTERILFYTGITYKIGEVHEGAAVMDWMEQEQERGITITSAATKCEWKGHTIQIIDTPGHVDFTVEVERSLRVLDGAVAVYDGVAGVEPQTENVWRQADKYNVPRMCFVNKLDRTGADFFRCVQMMIDRLNATPLVLQVPIGAESDFIGVVDLVGMRALTWRGETQKGEDYAVEEIPAELAETAAEWREKLLETLADVDDSVMEKYLEGEELSVEDIQAGIRRATIEGKANPVLCGTAFKNKGIQPMLDAVVAYLPSPLDIPAIEGTAADGETPLQRKPSTSEPFSGLAFKIQTDKHLGKLTYFRVYSGVVESGSQVVNSTKDRKERIGKIYQMHANKREERSSAKAGDIIAVQGLKQTTTGDTLCDPANPVILESMTFPEPVIEVAIEPKTKADQEKLSTAIQRLAEEDPTFRVKLDEETGQTVISGMGELHLDILVDRMRREFNVEANIGKPQVAYRETIRRKVEKIEYTHKKQTGGSGQYARVIVSLEPLPLDNDSPTYEFANAVTGGRIPREFIPSVDAGAQDAMQYGILAGFPLVGVKLTLLDGQYHEVDSSEMAFKIAGSMVLKDAARKADPALLEPMMSVEVTTPEENMGDVIGDLNSRRGIIQAMEERSGARIVRALVPLSEMFGYVGDLRSKTQGRASYSMQFDSYAEVPASVAKEIIAKATGE